A single window of Sporosarcina sp. Marseille-Q4943 DNA harbors:
- a CDS encoding dual specificity protein phosphatase family protein, whose product MTNKPYKALVTDRIFFGGVNAIDELLANEKIDIIYDLRAEVDDPLPSDISIHQPLLDDADEQDNSIREAVNKVMEAYKDGKNIYFHCNTGRGRGGTLAAATLLELGKAENVEEAELMTQAIRPETNIKPAFKDALNRLYGK is encoded by the coding sequence ATGACAAACAAACCGTATAAAGCATTGGTGACCGATCGGATCTTCTTCGGCGGTGTCAATGCGATTGATGAATTGTTGGCGAATGAAAAAATCGACATCATCTATGACTTGCGCGCGGAAGTGGATGATCCTTTGCCGAGTGATATAAGTATCCATCAGCCTCTATTGGATGATGCAGATGAACAGGACAACTCCATCCGTGAAGCGGTGAACAAAGTGATGGAAGCATACAAAGATGGGAAAAACATCTATTTCCATTGCAATACAGGAAGAGGCCGCGGCGGCACACTGGCCGCAGCCACTTTGCTTGAATTGGGGAAAGCGGAGAATGTCGAAGAAGCAGAGCTGATGACTCAAGCAATCCGACCAGAAACAAACATTAAACCTGCATTCAAAGACGCATTGAATCGTTTGTATGGAAAGTGA